A DNA window from Citrobacter tructae contains the following coding sequences:
- the ltaE gene encoding low-specificity L-threonine aldolase: MIDLRSDTVTRPSRAMLEEMMAAPVGDDVYGDDPTVNTLQQYAAELSGKEAAIFLPTGTQANLVALLSHCQRGEEYIAGQGAHNYLYEAGGAAVLGSIQPQPIDAAPDGSLPLDKVAAKIKADDIHFARTRLLSLENTHNGKVLPREYLKEAWEFTRERNLALHVDGARIFNAIVAYGCELKDVTQYCDSFTICLSKGLGTPVGSLLVGSHDYIKRAIRWRKMTGGGMRQAGILAAAGLYALKNNVARLQEDHDNAAWMAEQLREAGADVMRHDTNMLFVRVGEEHAAALGEYMKSKDVLINASPIVRLVMHLDVSREQLAEVAAHWRAFLNR, encoded by the coding sequence GTGATTGATTTACGCAGTGATACTGTCACCCGACCAAGTCGCGCCATGCTCGAAGAAATGATGGCCGCCCCGGTCGGGGACGATGTGTACGGCGACGACCCTACCGTCAACACCCTTCAGCAGTATGCCGCTGAGCTTTCTGGCAAAGAAGCGGCTATTTTCTTACCTACCGGCACCCAGGCGAATCTGGTGGCACTGCTCAGCCATTGTCAGCGCGGCGAAGAGTACATCGCAGGTCAGGGGGCACATAACTATTTGTACGAAGCCGGTGGCGCAGCGGTGCTCGGCAGCATTCAGCCGCAGCCTATCGATGCCGCGCCGGATGGTTCTCTGCCGCTGGACAAAGTGGCTGCAAAAATCAAAGCCGACGATATCCACTTTGCCCGTACCCGCCTGCTCAGTCTGGAAAATACCCATAACGGTAAAGTGCTGCCGCGCGAGTATCTGAAAGAGGCCTGGGAATTCACCCGTGAGCGTAATCTGGCCCTGCACGTCGACGGCGCACGTATTTTTAACGCCATCGTCGCCTATGGCTGTGAGTTAAAAGATGTCACGCAATACTGCGACTCGTTCACCATTTGTCTCTCCAAAGGGCTGGGGACGCCGGTCGGCTCACTGTTGGTCGGTAGCCATGATTACATCAAACGCGCCATTCGTTGGCGTAAAATGACCGGCGGTGGAATGCGTCAGGCTGGTATTCTGGCGGCAGCCGGGCTGTATGCGTTAAAAAATAACGTGGCGCGTTTACAGGAGGACCACGACAACGCCGCCTGGATGGCGGAGCAACTGCGTGAAGCGGGTGCTGACGTTATGCGTCACGACACCAATATGCTGTTTGTCCGAGTGGGTGAAGAACACGCCGCCGCGCTGGGCGAGTACATGAAGTCTAAAGACGTCCTGATTAACGCCTCGCCGATTGTGCGTCTGGTGATGCATCTGGACGTCTCGCGTGAACAACTTGCTGAAGTCGCCGCCCACTGGCGCGCATTCTTAAATCGCTAA